In one Bos mutus isolate GX-2022 chromosome 19, NWIPB_WYAK_1.1, whole genome shotgun sequence genomic region, the following are encoded:
- the SLC4A1 gene encoding band 3 anion transport protein, producing MEEAEARVTQLTDTDYHTTSQHPETHKVCVQLRELVMDEKNQEIQWMETARWVGLEENLGKDGIWGRPHLPYLNFWSLLELQKAFAKGTVLLDLPGKSLAEVANQLLDRFTFEGQIQPDDQDNLLRVLLLKHSHASDMEALGGVKPVVVTHSGDASEPLLPQHPSLETELFCEQGEGSTRGHAPEILGKSPQDWEATLVLVGCARFLKRPVLGFVRLKEPMEPEPKPEGSEEPAVPVRFLIVLLGPEGPNINYTQLGRAAATLMSERVFWNDAYLAQSKETLIQSLEGFLDCSLVLPPLDAPSEKALLSLVPVQKELLRRRYLPSPAKPDPSIFKDLDVKKGPGDTPEDPLQRTGKLFGGLVRDIRRRYPRYLSDITDALSPQVLSAIIFIYFAALTPAITFGGLLGDKTENMIGVSELLLSTALQGIIFSLLGAQPLLVLGFSGPLLVFEEAFYSFCQTNNLEYIVGRVWIGFWLILLVVLVVAFEGSFLVRFISRYTQEIFSFLISLIFIYETFYKLVTIFQDHPLQKNYDHDVLTTPKPQAALPNTALLSLVLMAGTFFLAMMLRKFKNSSYFPGKLRRFIGDFGVPISILIMVMVDALIQDTYTQKLSVPEGLSVSNPTERDWLIHPLGIHVEFPIWMMFASALPALLVFILIFLESQITTLIISKPERKMVKGSGFHLDLLLIIGMGGVGAIFGMPWLSATTVRTVTHANALTVMSKDSTPGAVSQIQGVKEQRISGLLVAVLVGVSILMGPVLRHIPLAVLFGIFLYMGVTSLSGIQLFDRVLLLLKPRKYYPEVPYARRVKTWRMHLFTITQIVCLVVLWVVRSIKQISLALPFVLILTVPLRRFLLPFIFRDMELKLLDADDVKLNLDEQNGQDEYDEVAMPV from the exons ATGGAAGAGGCAGAAG CTCGGGTCACCCAGCTGACAGACACGGACTACCACACCACATCGCAACACCCAGAAACCCACAAG GTGTGCGTGCAACtgcgggaactggtgatggatgAAAAGAACCAAGAGATACAATGGATGGAAACAGCAcgctgggtggggctggaggagaaccTGGGCAAAGATGGGATCTGGGGCCGCCCCCACCTGCCTTACCTCAACTTCTGGAGCCTCTTGGAGCTTCAGAAAGCCTTCGCCAAGG GTACTGTCCTTCTGGATCTGCCGGGGAAATCCCTGGCTGAAGTGGCCAACCAGTTGCTGGACAGGTTTACCTTCGAGGGGCAGATCCAGCCAGACGACCAAGACAATCTGCTCCGGGTCCTGCTGCTAAAACACAG CCACGCCAGCGACATGGAGGCCCTGGGGGGTGTGAAGCCTGTGGTTGTGACACATTCTGGGGACGCTTCAGAGCCTCTGCTCCCACAGCATCCGTCACTGGAGACAGAGCTCTTCTGTGAACAG GGAGAGGGTAGCACAAGAGGGCACGCACCTGAAATTCTGGGAAAGAGTCCCCAGGACTGGGAGGCCACCCTGGTGCTTGTGG GCTGTGCCAGGTTCCTAAAGCGGCCAGTGCTGGGCTTTGTGAGGCTAAAGGAGCCGATGGAGCCGGAGCCAAAGCCAGAGGGGTCAGAGGAGCCGGCAGTGCCTGTGCGCTTTCTCATTGTGTTGCTGGGACCCGAGGGCCCCAACATCAACTACACCCAGCTGGGCAGAGCTGCCGCCACCCTCATGTCggagagg gTGTTCTGGAATGACGCATACCTAGCCCAGAGCAAGGAGACGCTGATCCAGTCCCTGGAGGGCTTTCTTGACTGCAGTCTGGTGCTGCCTCCCTTGGATGCCCCCTCTGAGAAGGCCCTGCTCAGTCTGGTGCCTGTGCAGAAAGAGCTGCTGAGAAGACGCTACCTGCCCAGCCCTGCCAAGCCCGACCCCAGTATCTTCAAGGACCTAG ATGTGAAGAAAGGTCCAGGGGACACCCCAGAAGACCCTCTGCAACGGACAGGCAAGCTCTTCGGGGGACTGGTGCGTGACATCCGGCGCCGCTACCCCCGCTACCTGAGTGACATCACAGATGCCTTGAGCCCCCAGGTCCTGTCTGCCATCATCTTCATCTACTTTGCCGCCCTGACCCCCGCCATCACCTTCGGCGGCCTCCTGG GAGACAAGACCGAGAATATGATAGGGGTGTCGGAACTGCTCCTCTCCACTGCGTTGCAGGGCATCATCTTCTCCCTGCTGGGGGCTCAGCCCCTGCTCGTGTTGGGCTTCTCAGGACCCCTGCTTGTGTTTGAGGAAGCCTTCTACTCG TTCTGCCAGACTAACAACCTGGAGTACATTGTGGGCCGTGTGTGGATTGGCTTCTGGCTCATCctgctggtggtgctggtggtggccTTCGAGGGCAGCTTTCTGGTCCGCTTCATCTCCCGCTACACCCAGGAGATTTTCTCCTTCCTCATCTCCCTCATCTTCATCTATGAGACCTTCTACAAGCTGGTCACG ATCTTCCAGGATCATCCACTGCAGAAGAACTATGACCACGATGTGCTGACAACACCCAAACCTCAGGCCGCCCTGCCCAACACAGCCCTCCTCTCTCTTGTGCTCATGGCTGGTACCTTCTTCCTCGCCATGATGCTGCGCAAGTTCAAGAACAGCTCCTACTTCCCTGGCAAG CTGCGACGATTCATTGGGGACTTCGGGGTTCCTATCTCTATCCTGATCATGGTCATGGTGGATGCCCTCATCCAGGACACCTACACCCAG AAACTCAGTGTACCTGAAGGCCTCTCTGTATCTAACCCCACGGAGCGAGACTGGCTTATCCACCCACTAGGCATACATGTCGAATTTCCCATCTGGATGATGTTTGCTtctgccctgcctgccctgctggTCTTTATTCTCATCTTCCTTGAGTCCCAGATCACCAC GCTGATCATCAGTAAACCGGAGCGCAAGATGGTCAAGGGCTCTGGCTTCCACCTGGACCTGCTGCTGATCATAGGCATGGGTGGGGTGGGTGCCATCTTTGGGATGCCCTGGCTCAGCGCCACTACGGTGCGCACTGTCACCCATGCCAATGCCCTCACTGTCATGAGCAAGGACAGCACTCCAGGGGCTGTATCCCAGATTCAGGGAGTCAAGGAACAGCGGATCAGTGGACTTCTGGTAGCTGTGCTCGTGG GCGTGTCCATCCTCATGGGACCCGTCCTCCGCCACATCCCCCTGGCGGTGCTCTTCGGCATCTTCCTCTACATGGGGGTCACATCCCTCAGTGGCATCCAGTTGTTTGACCGCGTCTTGCTTTTGTTGAAGCCGCGCAAGTACTACCCAGAAGTGCCCTACGCCAGGAGG GTGAAAACCTGGCGCATGCACTTGTTCACGATCACCCAGATTGTCTGCCTGGTGGTGCTGTGGGTAGTGAGGAGCATCAAACAAATCTCACTGGCCCTCCCCTTCGTCCTCATCCTCACGGTGCCCCTACGCCGCTTCCTGCTACCATTCATTTTCCGGGACATGGAGCTCAAGCTT CTGGATGCTGATGATGTCAAACTGAACTTGGATGAGCAGAATGGTCAGGATGAATACGATGAGGTGGCCATGCCTGTGTGA